The proteins below are encoded in one region of Nitrospira lenta:
- a CDS encoding undecaprenyl-diphosphate phosphatase produces the protein MTEWGPALAVILGIVEGLTEFLPVSSTGHLILVGHALGFTGDAAANAEISIQLGAILAVIVFEREKIRRLLTGAWQEQAALHILRQSGRHPTWRALLQTSMQAHPHLWFVIGLGLAFLPAASVGFLAHGWIKSVLFTPQTVAATSIIGGLIILAVEARQPKIHTTQLDRVSITSAFWVGVAQCASLIPGMSRSGSTIIGGLLAGLDRKVATEYSFFLALPTIIAATAYQMLKANATFNQADYMALGIGMVVSFLVAWAVIAAFLTYVQRHTLRVFAYYRIALGILVFIVVR, from the coding sequence ATGACTGAATGGGGACCTGCCTTAGCGGTTATCCTTGGCATTGTGGAAGGATTGACGGAGTTTCTGCCGGTCTCTTCGACCGGACATCTGATTCTCGTGGGCCATGCACTCGGATTCACGGGCGATGCCGCCGCCAATGCGGAAATCTCGATTCAGCTCGGCGCTATCCTCGCCGTCATCGTCTTTGAACGAGAGAAAATCCGCCGCTTGCTCACCGGCGCCTGGCAGGAACAAGCCGCGTTGCACATCTTGCGACAGAGCGGCCGCCATCCGACCTGGCGCGCCTTGCTCCAAACGTCCATGCAGGCTCATCCGCACTTATGGTTTGTGATCGGGTTGGGGCTCGCCTTCCTCCCCGCCGCAAGCGTCGGCTTTCTCGCTCACGGATGGATTAAATCCGTGCTGTTCACGCCGCAAACCGTTGCCGCGACCTCAATCATCGGCGGACTGATCATTCTCGCGGTCGAAGCCCGGCAACCGAAAATCCACACCACGCAACTGGACCGGGTCTCGATCACGTCCGCCTTCTGGGTCGGCGTGGCGCAGTGTGCTTCGCTCATTCCCGGGATGTCACGATCCGGCTCCACCATCATCGGCGGCCTCCTCGCCGGACTCGATCGCAAGGTGGCGACTGAATACTCCTTCTTTCTCGCCTTGCCGACCATCATCGCCGCCACCGCGTATCAAATGCTGAAGGCGAACGCCACGTTCAATCAGGCCGACTATATGGCGCTCGGCATCGGCATGGTCGTGTCCTTCCTCGTGGCCTGGGCGGTCATTGCGGCGTTCCTGACCTACGTCCAGCGGCACACCCTGCGGGTGTTTGCTTATTATCGCATTGCGCTCGGCATCCTCGTGTTCATCGTCGTGCGCTAG
- the lspA gene encoding signal peptidase II yields MSGATLRNLVLASLTGGVIVTDQLSKLHIVQTMRLHESIPIIPNLFSLTYIRNPGAAFGLLAGSSNAFRMVFFGLTSIFALVLLGTILYRMPERDWMGRLSVSAILGGAVGNLIDRLRFGEVIDFLDVYIDNYHWPAFNVADSAITVGVIFLVIYFMFEKQDVPPAVPQAPSVQTPGA; encoded by the coding sequence TTGAGCGGTGCAACGTTGCGCAATCTGGTTCTGGCTTCGCTGACGGGCGGCGTGATCGTGACCGATCAGTTGTCGAAATTGCACATCGTGCAAACCATGCGGCTGCACGAGTCCATCCCGATTATTCCCAATCTGTTCAGCCTGACCTATATCCGCAATCCGGGCGCCGCGTTCGGGTTACTGGCCGGGAGCAGCAATGCGTTTCGGATGGTCTTCTTCGGGCTCACGTCGATTTTTGCGCTGGTGTTGCTCGGTACGATTCTCTACCGTATGCCTGAGCGGGATTGGATGGGCCGGTTGAGCGTGTCGGCGATTCTCGGCGGCGCGGTCGGCAATCTCATCGACCGGCTACGGTTCGGGGAGGTCATCGATTTCCTGGATGTGTATATCGACAACTATCACTGGCCGGCATTCAACGTTGCGGATTCTGCGATCACGGTCGGAGTGATCTTCCTGGTCATCTACTTCATGTTTGAAAAGCAGGATGTTCCGCCGGCGGTGCCGCAGGCTCCCTCGGTGCAGACTCCTGGCGCGTAA
- the ileS gene encoding isoleucine--tRNA ligase, with amino-acid sequence MDYKATLNLPKTDFPMKANLPQREPEMLAWWAQEKLYEQIQAAGQGRPRYVLHDGPPYANGRIHIGHALNKILKDIIVKSKTMAGFQAPYVPGWDCHGLPIEHQVMKELGDKKKELDTLAIRKLCRDYAEKYVAIQREEFQRLGVLGEWQQPYRTMTSAYEASIVREFGKFVERGGVYKGLKPVLWCTQDQTALAEAEVEYDNHTSPWVYVKFPIVTSPSVLSATFPGVAFPDGITSVSVVIWTTTPWTLPANQAVCLHRDFDYAFVQVGHELLIVAEKLLASVAKECKLEDYRVIGVKKGGEGFEGLETQRSLSTGLSPILLGDFVTLDQGTGCVHIAPGHGMEDYILVLNHNASASVGEKLEILAPVDNGGRFTDVVKEFAGQHVFKANPKIVEFLQANGRLLGHGSLNHSYPHCWRCKSPVIFRATEQWFVSMETNDLRKEALAEIERVRWIPAYGRDRINGMIQNRPDWCLSRQRVWGVPIPGFTCVACRTVLADPKIIDHVADLMESKGADVWFERSAAELLPAGTACATCGGTVFEKERDILDVWFESGVSFAAVLKPRKWWPADLYLEGSDQHRGWFHSALLTGVTTDHRAPYKAVLTHGFVLDGQGKKMSKSAGNVVAPQDVIKQSGAEILRLWVSAQDYRDDLRISPEILTHLIEAYRKIRNTSRFLLSNLYDFDPAKDRIPYEQLPELDRWALHRLSELIPRVRKSYDDFEFHTIFHALNNFCSVDLSSVYLDILKDRLYTFRTDSPLRRGSQTVLFDIVMAMTKLMAPILSFTAEEIWRVVSAQVPGGLGAQSVHLASFPEVDPSWRNAELAARWETLLEYRSQVQGMLETSRRDKVIGSSLEAHVQLEADATAYQFLAPYEKDLGTIFIVSKVTLSRSAAGQTGIQIAVTKSSAAKCERCWNYREAVGADAEHPTLCDRCLEAIR; translated from the coding sequence ATGGATTATAAAGCCACACTGAATCTGCCGAAGACTGATTTCCCGATGAAGGCGAATTTGCCGCAGCGGGAGCCGGAGATGCTGGCCTGGTGGGCGCAGGAGAAGCTCTACGAGCAGATCCAGGCGGCCGGCCAGGGGCGCCCGCGTTACGTATTGCACGATGGCCCTCCCTATGCGAACGGGCGCATTCACATCGGCCATGCGCTGAACAAGATTCTCAAAGACATCATCGTGAAGTCCAAGACGATGGCGGGCTTCCAGGCTCCCTATGTGCCGGGGTGGGACTGTCACGGCTTGCCGATCGAGCATCAGGTCATGAAGGAGTTGGGCGACAAGAAAAAAGAGTTGGATACGCTGGCCATTCGCAAACTCTGCCGCGATTATGCCGAGAAGTACGTCGCGATTCAGCGTGAGGAATTTCAGCGGCTCGGAGTCTTGGGCGAGTGGCAGCAGCCCTATCGCACGATGACGTCGGCGTATGAAGCATCGATCGTGCGCGAGTTCGGGAAGTTTGTCGAGCGTGGCGGGGTCTATAAAGGCCTCAAGCCGGTGTTGTGGTGCACGCAGGATCAAACCGCCTTGGCGGAAGCGGAAGTCGAGTACGACAACCACACCTCGCCGTGGGTGTATGTGAAATTTCCGATCGTGACATCGCCGTCGGTGCTCAGCGCCACATTCCCCGGCGTCGCATTTCCCGACGGCATCACGTCGGTGTCGGTCGTCATCTGGACCACCACGCCGTGGACGCTTCCGGCCAATCAAGCGGTCTGCCTCCATCGCGATTTCGACTATGCTTTTGTCCAGGTCGGCCACGAACTGCTGATCGTCGCCGAGAAGCTCTTAGCGAGCGTCGCAAAGGAGTGCAAGCTCGAAGACTATCGCGTCATCGGCGTGAAGAAGGGCGGAGAGGGTTTCGAAGGATTGGAAACGCAACGGTCGCTGTCGACCGGGTTGTCTCCGATTCTGCTCGGCGACTTTGTGACGCTGGATCAGGGAACCGGCTGCGTGCATATCGCGCCGGGCCACGGGATGGAGGACTATATTCTGGTCCTCAACCACAATGCGAGCGCGTCGGTCGGCGAGAAGCTGGAAATCCTGGCCCCGGTCGATAACGGCGGGCGGTTTACGGATGTGGTCAAAGAATTCGCCGGACAGCATGTGTTCAAGGCCAATCCGAAAATTGTGGAATTCCTTCAGGCCAATGGGCGGCTGCTGGGGCATGGCTCGCTCAATCATTCCTATCCGCATTGCTGGCGCTGTAAGAGTCCGGTCATTTTCCGGGCCACTGAACAGTGGTTTGTGTCGATGGAGACGAACGATCTCCGCAAGGAAGCCTTGGCGGAGATCGAGCGGGTTCGGTGGATTCCGGCCTATGGCCGCGATCGGATCAACGGCATGATCCAAAACCGGCCGGACTGGTGTCTCTCGCGCCAGCGCGTGTGGGGCGTGCCGATTCCCGGTTTTACCTGTGTGGCGTGCCGCACGGTGTTGGCCGATCCGAAGATTATCGATCACGTCGCCGATCTCATGGAGTCGAAGGGCGCGGATGTTTGGTTCGAGCGATCCGCCGCGGAACTGCTCCCTGCCGGGACTGCTTGTGCCACGTGCGGCGGGACTGTGTTTGAAAAAGAGCGGGACATTCTCGACGTCTGGTTTGAATCCGGCGTGAGCTTTGCCGCTGTGCTCAAGCCCAGAAAGTGGTGGCCGGCCGATCTCTACCTCGAAGGGTCCGACCAGCATCGCGGCTGGTTCCATAGTGCGTTATTGACCGGAGTGACGACCGATCATCGAGCCCCGTATAAGGCCGTGCTGACCCACGGATTTGTCCTTGATGGGCAGGGCAAGAAGATGTCCAAGTCGGCGGGCAATGTGGTCGCGCCACAGGATGTCATCAAGCAATCCGGTGCAGAGATTCTGCGTCTGTGGGTGTCGGCGCAGGACTATCGCGATGATCTCAGAATTTCACCTGAAATCCTGACCCATCTCATCGAGGCCTATCGGAAGATCAGAAATACTTCCCGTTTTCTGTTGAGCAATCTGTATGACTTCGATCCGGCGAAAGACCGCATCCCCTACGAGCAGTTGCCTGAGTTGGACCGGTGGGCCCTGCATCGGCTGAGCGAGCTGATCCCACGGGTGCGGAAGTCCTATGACGACTTTGAGTTTCATACGATTTTCCACGCGCTCAATAACTTTTGCTCGGTGGATCTGAGCTCTGTCTATCTCGACATTCTGAAAGACCGGCTCTATACATTCCGGACCGATTCTCCGCTGCGCCGCGGATCGCAGACCGTGCTGTTCGATATCGTAATGGCGATGACGAAACTCATGGCGCCGATCCTGAGCTTCACGGCGGAGGAGATCTGGCGGGTGGTGTCTGCGCAGGTCCCCGGAGGGCTCGGCGCGCAGAGTGTGCATTTGGCCTCATTCCCGGAGGTCGATCCGTCGTGGCGCAATGCGGAGTTGGCGGCACGCTGGGAGACCTTGTTGGAGTATCGCAGCCAGGTGCAGGGGATGCTTGAGACGAGCCGCCGCGACAAGGTGATCGGATCGTCGCTCGAAGCGCATGTTCAGCTCGAGGCGGACGCCACGGCCTATCAGTTCTTGGCCCCTTACGAGAAAGATCTCGGGACGATCTTCATCGTCTCAAAAGTGACGCTTTCCCGAAGTGCTGCCGGGCAGACGGGGATTCAGATAGCGGTGACGAAGTCGTCGGCCGCCAAATGCGAGCGCTGTTGGAACTATCGCGAGGCGGTCGGCGCCGATGCGGAACATCCGACGTTGTGCGACCGGTGTCTGGAGGCCATCCGTTGA
- the nadA gene encoding quinolinate synthase NadA, which produces MKATITVPRSITDYQGISSEELFRRTAEAKRALGDRVMILGHNYQRDEVIEHADFRGDSLLLSKLAAERSERPYIVFCGVHFMAETADILSRSQQTVILPDMAAGCSMADMAAIEQVDQCWETLGRILPVEETVMPAVYVNSAAVLKAFCGEHGGITCTSSNARAVIEWSWARREKILFFPDEHLGRNTANKMGLPREQMIVWDPFQPNGGNTREAIQRAKLILWKGHCSVHQMFQPVHIDNFRKQFPDGKVIVHPECHEDVVNKADLSGSTEFIIKTVTAAPAGTAWAVGTELNLVNRLKRDLTDKKVFFLSSTVCQCATMFRIDGAHLCWAMENLADGHVVNHIVVPDEDKRWAKIALDRMMSVS; this is translated from the coding sequence GTGAAGGCGACGATAACCGTACCCAGATCCATCACTGACTACCAAGGGATTTCGTCCGAGGAACTCTTTCGCCGAACAGCTGAGGCGAAGCGCGCCTTGGGTGATCGGGTTATGATCCTGGGGCATAACTACCAACGGGACGAAGTCATTGAGCATGCGGACTTTCGCGGCGACTCGTTGTTGCTGTCGAAGCTGGCAGCGGAGCGTTCCGAGCGGCCCTATATCGTGTTCTGCGGCGTTCATTTTATGGCGGAGACCGCGGATATCCTGAGCAGGTCGCAACAAACGGTGATTCTCCCTGACATGGCTGCCGGTTGCTCCATGGCGGATATGGCGGCGATCGAACAGGTCGATCAATGTTGGGAGACGTTGGGGCGCATCTTGCCGGTGGAAGAGACGGTGATGCCGGCGGTCTATGTGAACTCCGCTGCGGTTCTCAAAGCTTTTTGCGGTGAGCATGGCGGGATTACGTGCACCTCATCTAATGCGAGAGCGGTCATTGAGTGGAGCTGGGCCAGACGCGAGAAGATTCTCTTTTTTCCCGACGAGCATTTAGGCCGCAACACGGCCAACAAGATGGGGCTGCCGCGCGAACAGATGATCGTGTGGGATCCGTTTCAACCCAACGGCGGCAATACGCGAGAAGCCATTCAGCGGGCCAAGCTGATTCTCTGGAAGGGCCATTGTAGCGTGCACCAGATGTTTCAGCCGGTCCATATCGACAATTTCCGGAAGCAATTTCCTGACGGCAAGGTGATCGTCCACCCGGAATGCCACGAAGATGTGGTGAACAAGGCGGATCTCTCGGGATCGACCGAGTTCATCATCAAGACGGTGACGGCGGCGCCGGCCGGCACCGCCTGGGCGGTAGGCACAGAGTTGAATCTGGTGAACCGCTTGAAGCGCGATCTGACCGATAAGAAGGTGTTCTTCCTCTCTTCCACCGTCTGCCAATGCGCCACTATGTTCCGCATCGATGGCGCGCATCTTTGCTGGGCCATGGAAAACCTCGCTGACGGCCATGTTGTGAATCACATCGTGGTGCCCGACGAAGACAAGCGCTGGGCGAAGATCGCACTCGACCGCATGATGTCCGTCAGCTAG
- the thiC gene encoding phosphomethylpyrimidine synthase ThiC — translation MGKSTTGSNGQNTADNAATLTTAPFPASRKIHVSGAHPGVRVPMREISLSPTKSMNGGAPTPNEPITIYDTSGPYTDPSVTIDARAGLAPLRRQWVLDRADVEELSDVTSQYGRMRKADSKLDELRFQHIRKPLRAKAGQNVTQIHYARKGIVTPEMEFIAIRENQSREVARELASRNGHGGGIAQHPGQAWGANIPKVITPEFVREEVARGRAIIPANINHPETEPMIIGRNFLVKINSNIGNSAVASSIEEEVEKMIWSIRWGADTVMDLSTGKNIHETREWIIRNSPVPIGTVPIYQALEKVNGKAEDLTWEIFRDTLIEQAEQGVDYFTIHAGVRLAYVPMTAKRMTGIVSRGGSIHAKWCLAHHQENFTYTHFEEICEIMKAYDVSFSLGDGLRPGSIADANDEGQFAELETLGELTKIAWKHDVQVMIEGPGHVPMHMIQVNMEKQLKECHEAPFYTLGPLTTDIAPGYDHITSGIGAAMIGWYGCAMLCYVTPKEHLGLPDREDVKTGVITYKIAAHAADLAKGHPGAQIRDNALSKARFEFRWEDQFHLSLDPDTAKDFHDETLPDNAAKVSHFCSMCGPHFCSMKITQDVRDYAAQLQVDEQKAIQIGMKEKSEEFKKSGSEIYR, via the coding sequence ATGGGAAAATCGACCACCGGATCGAACGGTCAGAATACAGCGGACAACGCAGCCACCTTGACGACCGCGCCCTTCCCGGCGTCGCGCAAAATCCACGTCAGCGGCGCCCATCCCGGCGTGCGCGTGCCGATGCGGGAAATCAGCCTCAGCCCGACCAAGTCCATGAATGGCGGCGCGCCGACTCCCAACGAACCCATCACGATCTACGACACCTCCGGCCCCTACACCGATCCCTCCGTCACCATCGACGCGCGCGCCGGGCTCGCCCCGCTCCGCCGCCAGTGGGTACTGGACCGGGCGGATGTCGAAGAACTCTCGGATGTCACCTCGCAATATGGCCGAATGCGCAAAGCCGATTCGAAACTCGATGAGTTGCGCTTTCAACATATCCGTAAACCGCTCCGCGCCAAAGCCGGCCAGAACGTGACCCAGATTCACTATGCCCGCAAAGGCATCGTCACGCCGGAGATGGAGTTTATCGCCATCAGAGAAAACCAATCCCGCGAAGTGGCGCGCGAACTCGCCTCCCGCAACGGGCATGGCGGCGGCATCGCGCAGCATCCCGGGCAGGCCTGGGGCGCCAACATTCCGAAGGTCATTACCCCGGAATTTGTGCGCGAGGAAGTGGCGCGGGGCCGCGCGATCATTCCCGCCAACATCAACCATCCGGAAACCGAGCCGATGATCATCGGCCGCAACTTCCTGGTGAAGATCAACTCAAACATCGGCAACTCCGCCGTCGCCTCGTCGATCGAGGAAGAAGTCGAGAAGATGATCTGGTCGATCCGCTGGGGCGCCGACACCGTGATGGATCTCTCGACCGGCAAGAACATCCATGAAACGCGCGAATGGATCATCCGCAATTCGCCGGTCCCCATCGGCACCGTCCCAATCTATCAGGCCCTCGAAAAAGTAAACGGCAAAGCTGAAGACCTGACCTGGGAGATCTTCCGCGATACGCTCATCGAACAGGCCGAACAGGGCGTGGACTACTTCACTATCCACGCCGGTGTCCGCCTCGCCTATGTGCCGATGACCGCGAAACGCATGACTGGGATCGTCTCCCGCGGCGGATCGATCCACGCCAAATGGTGCCTGGCCCATCATCAAGAAAATTTCACCTACACCCACTTCGAAGAAATCTGCGAGATCATGAAGGCCTACGACGTCTCGTTCAGCCTGGGTGACGGGTTGCGTCCCGGCTCCATCGCCGATGCGAACGACGAAGGCCAATTCGCCGAACTGGAAACGCTGGGCGAACTGACCAAGATCGCCTGGAAGCACGATGTGCAGGTGATGATCGAAGGTCCCGGCCACGTCCCGATGCATATGATTCAGGTCAATATGGAGAAGCAACTGAAGGAATGTCACGAGGCGCCGTTCTACACGCTCGGCCCTCTGACGACCGACATTGCACCGGGTTATGACCACATTACATCCGGGATCGGCGCGGCGATGATCGGCTGGTACGGTTGTGCGATGCTCTGCTACGTGACACCGAAAGAACACCTGGGTCTGCCGGATCGCGAAGACGTGAAAACCGGTGTCATCACCTACAAGATCGCGGCTCATGCGGCGGATCTGGCCAAGGGGCATCCGGGCGCGCAGATCAGAGACAACGCCTTGTCAAAAGCCCGCTTCGAGTTCCGGTGGGAAGATCAATTCCATCTCTCGCTCGATCCCGACACCGCCAAGGATTTCCACGACGAAACACTCCCGGACAACGCCGCGAAGGTGTCGCACTTCTGTTCAATGTGCGGCCCGCACTTCTGCTCGATGAAGATCACACAGGATGTCCGGGACTATGCCGCGCAATTGCAGGTCGATGAACAAAAAGCGATCCAAATCGGCATGAAGGAAAAATCGGAAGAGTTTAAGAAGTCCGGTTCAGAAATTTATCGCTAG
- a CDS encoding sulfide-dependent adenosine diphosphate thiazole synthase produces MSKPQPAPLRERDITRQIAREYYKEFDSLIESDVIIVGAGPSGLICAHDLAKMGFRTLVVEQSLALGGGFWHGGYLMNKATICEPANEILEEIGVPCKKINECEGMYMVDPPHATGALVAAAYRGGAKVLNLTRVVDLILRKDGILEGIVVNNTTAEMAGHDFIHVDPIALEGKIVVDATGHDAIVVDLLHKRGLYKAVPGNGAMWVSRSEQEVMDRTGEVYPNCFVIGLAVAAVYGTPRMGPAFGSMLLSGRYGAELIKKKLKPE; encoded by the coding sequence ATGAGTAAACCGCAACCAGCCCCATTACGAGAACGAGATATTACCCGGCAGATCGCGCGGGAATATTATAAAGAGTTCGATTCACTCATCGAGAGCGACGTCATCATCGTCGGCGCCGGGCCCTCCGGTCTGATTTGCGCCCACGACCTGGCGAAGATGGGCTTCCGTACCCTCGTGGTTGAACAGAGCCTCGCACTCGGCGGCGGCTTCTGGCATGGCGGCTATCTGATGAACAAGGCCACCATCTGCGAGCCGGCCAATGAAATTCTTGAAGAGATCGGCGTGCCTTGCAAGAAGATCAACGAGTGCGAAGGGATGTACATGGTCGATCCCCCGCATGCGACGGGCGCGCTCGTCGCCGCCGCCTACCGGGGCGGGGCGAAGGTGTTGAACCTCACCCGGGTGGTTGATTTGATCTTGAGAAAAGACGGCATTCTCGAAGGCATCGTGGTGAACAACACCACCGCCGAGATGGCCGGTCACGACTTCATCCACGTCGATCCCATCGCGCTGGAGGGTAAGATCGTGGTCGATGCCACCGGGCACGATGCCATCGTCGTCGACCTGCTCCACAAACGCGGCCTCTACAAGGCCGTACCGGGCAACGGCGCCATGTGGGTTTCACGATCCGAGCAGGAAGTGATGGACCGGACCGGCGAAGTCTATCCGAACTGCTTCGTCATCGGACTCGCCGTCGCCGCCGTGTACGGCACCCCGCGCATGGGCCCAGCCTTCGGCTCGATGCTGCTCTCAGGACGCTACGGAGCGGAACTGATTAAGAAGAAACTCAAACCGGAATAG
- a CDS encoding tetratricopeptide repeat protein — MDVQDFLEQGQGREEDKREAWHLFQQAYERQMKGDLEEAVNLYKKSLTVHPTAEAYTFLGWTYSFMGRLDDAIEECHNAIAQDPDFGNPYNDIGAYLIEKGDFDEAIVWFQKAMQARRYESPAFPHLNIGRVYEKKGRWTEAIEAYKKALTLNPNYALAKKSLGRLISSLN, encoded by the coding sequence ATGGATGTACAAGATTTTTTAGAGCAAGGCCAAGGCCGTGAAGAGGACAAGCGCGAAGCCTGGCACCTCTTTCAGCAGGCCTATGAACGCCAGATGAAGGGCGACCTGGAAGAGGCCGTCAATCTCTACAAGAAATCGCTGACCGTGCATCCCACAGCTGAAGCCTACACCTTTCTCGGTTGGACCTACAGTTTCATGGGACGGCTGGATGACGCCATCGAGGAATGCCATAACGCCATCGCACAGGACCCCGACTTCGGCAACCCCTACAATGACATCGGCGCCTATCTGATCGAAAAAGGCGACTTCGACGAAGCGATTGTCTGGTTTCAGAAAGCCATGCAGGCCAGGCGTTATGAAAGTCCGGCCTTCCCGCACCTGAACATCGGCCGGGTCTACGAGAAAAAAGGCCGTTGGACCGAGGCGATCGAGGCCTACAAGAAAGCGCTCACGCTCAACCCCAACTATGCGCTCGCGAAAAAATCGCTGGGGCGGCTGATCAGTTCCTTAAATTAG
- a CDS encoding response regulator — protein MDHTERTILVAVTDIFFYTKVRDALRTGGYRIEKARAQQDIAEKTTATAPTAVILDMNDLIIDAFQAIETLKGDARSKSIPILAYANHEEVDTWNRAKALGVTKIVSRNEFSARTKDLVDEVQKGAR, from the coding sequence ATGGACCACACCGAACGCACCATCCTCGTCGCCGTGACCGATATCTTCTTCTACACGAAAGTCCGCGATGCTTTGCGCACCGGCGGCTACCGCATCGAGAAGGCCAGGGCTCAACAGGACATCGCAGAAAAAACGACTGCCACGGCGCCGACAGCCGTGATCCTGGATATGAACGACCTGATCATCGATGCCTTTCAAGCCATCGAAACCCTGAAAGGCGATGCGCGGTCGAAGTCCATTCCCATTCTCGCCTATGCCAACCATGAAGAAGTCGATACCTGGAACAGGGCCAAGGCACTGGGCGTCACAAAGATTGTCTCCCGCAACGAGTTCTCGGCCAGGACCAAGGATCTGGTCGATGAAGTACAGAAGGGCGCCCGATGA
- a CDS encoding aminomethyltransferase family protein: MKQSRLHAQQVQLGATFGEVTGWEVPDHYGDWRAEYDAVRQAVGLADLSHRGKVRVTGDDRVKWLQSVISNDLLPLQPGQGRYSSFLTHKGKMLTYFRCYVLTDAVMLEDVGEIGDATYAALKKFLLYGTKAKMENCAESWGLLLVSGPKAAQTVKSAFGVDCSDLQPINFVTAQIGGHQALVIRTEETGEVDLEILLPADALATAWTSLMETGAPLGIKPVGSQALEALRMEAGIPKAGSELNEEIVPPEANLEGKAFSLTKGCYPGQEVVARMDTYGNVRRKLTGLVVGDGTIPPKGAKLFSGDREVGWISSATASPQQNGIIVFGFPLRDFSKAGTMLSIEVEGRKHDATVADLPFYRRA, encoded by the coding sequence ATGAAACAATCCCGTCTGCACGCGCAACAGGTCCAACTCGGGGCGACGTTTGGAGAGGTCACCGGCTGGGAGGTGCCTGACCACTATGGAGACTGGCGCGCTGAGTATGACGCAGTCCGTCAGGCCGTCGGCCTTGCCGACCTTTCCCACCGCGGCAAAGTCAGGGTCACCGGCGACGATCGAGTGAAGTGGCTACAAAGCGTCATCAGCAACGACCTCCTCCCCCTACAGCCCGGCCAGGGCCGCTACTCCAGCTTTCTGACGCACAAGGGGAAGATGCTCACCTACTTCCGCTGCTACGTGTTGACCGACGCCGTCATGCTCGAAGACGTCGGAGAAATCGGCGACGCGACGTATGCCGCGCTCAAGAAGTTTCTTCTCTATGGAACAAAAGCCAAGATGGAAAACTGTGCGGAGAGCTGGGGGTTGCTGCTCGTCAGCGGTCCCAAAGCCGCGCAGACCGTGAAATCCGCCTTCGGCGTCGATTGCAGCGACTTGCAGCCGATCAATTTTGTGACCGCCCAGATCGGCGGACACCAGGCCCTGGTCATTCGAACAGAAGAAACCGGCGAAGTCGATCTGGAAATTCTGCTTCCCGCCGATGCGCTCGCCACGGCCTGGACCAGCCTTATGGAAACCGGTGCGCCGCTCGGCATCAAGCCGGTCGGCAGTCAGGCTCTCGAAGCCTTGCGCATGGAAGCCGGCATTCCCAAAGCAGGATCTGAGCTGAACGAAGAGATCGTCCCGCCGGAAGCGAATCTCGAAGGCAAGGCGTTCAGCCTCACCAAAGGCTGCTATCCTGGACAGGAAGTTGTCGCCAGGATGGACACCTACGGCAATGTGCGCCGAAAATTGACGGGGCTCGTAGTGGGCGATGGGACCATTCCTCCCAAAGGCGCCAAGCTGTTCAGCGGAGATCGCGAAGTAGGCTGGATCAGCAGCGCCACAGCATCACCGCAGCAGAACGGCATCATCGTGTTCGGATTTCCGCTACGCGATTTCAGTAAGGCAGGAACGATGTTATCGATCGAGGTCGAAGGCAGGAAACACGACGCGACGGTAGCGGATCTGCCCTTCTACCGCCGCGCCTAG
- a CDS encoding CBU_0592 family membrane protein: protein MLFQVLSVVGALMVLTAYALIQSGIWRELDAGYLALNIIGSLLLGVVAIEDQRVGFILLEFAWAGLGVIGVVRAIKARKIADAVL from the coding sequence ATGCTGTTCCAGGTGTTGTCGGTTGTCGGCGCGCTCATGGTGCTGACCGCCTATGCGTTGATCCAAAGCGGGATCTGGCGCGAACTGGATGCAGGCTACCTGGCCTTGAACATCATCGGATCGCTGCTGTTGGGCGTGGTGGCGATTGAGGATCAGCGGGTGGGGTTCATTCTGTTGGAGTTTGCCTGGGCCGGGCTCGGGGTCATCGGAGTGGTGCGGGCGATCAAGGCACGGAAAATAGCGGACGCAGTTTTATAA